The Populus nigra chromosome 14, ddPopNigr1.1, whole genome shotgun sequence genome has a segment encoding these proteins:
- the LOC133672378 gene encoding L-type lectin-domain containing receptor kinase IX.1-like, which yields MMCPPSSFYNITRMPHHFYLSFLLPLLLLPSANSVYFQTSQFNDTNMYYQGDAVPFGGHIEFNLVDYINRVGWATYPERVRLWDSSSGQLSDFTSHFSFTINTQGATNYGHGIAFFLAPVGFQIPPNSAGGFLGLFNTTTMKSPQSQIVSVEFDSFPNYGWDPKVGHVGINNNSISSAVYTPWNASFHSGDTAEAWITYNSPNRNLSVFWKYQTTSNPGENSSLSYIIDLSKFLPEWVTVGFSAATGSNVEQQRLLSWEFNSSLNVKDTKDKKSRIIIGVTVSVLVLIAGATTALVILWRRKQMMTRKRAAETMNVTSINEDLERGAGPRRFSYDDLVSATNNFSDQRKLGEGGFGAVYRGYLNDMDMEIAVKKISRSSRQGKKEYITEVKTISQLRHRNLVQLIGWCHDKGEFMVVYEFMSNGSLDSHLFGKKKMNPLSWAVRYKISLGLASALLYLHEEWERCVVHRDVKSSNIMMDSSFNVKLGDFGLARLMDHDEPGPTTTGLAGTLGYMAPEYISTRRAGKESDVYSFGVVALEIASGRKANDPVDQNPEMSLVEWIWDLYGCGDLSLAVDKRLDIKDFDDEKQAERLMIVGLWCAHPDRNLRPSIRQAIHVLNLEAAIPDLPPKMPVPVFHVPLPLITSSQPCSITNTSLEAGGR from the coding sequence ATGATGTGCCCACCTAGCTCTTTCTACAACATAACAAGAATGCCTCATCATTTCTACCTCTCCTTCCTTCTTCCGCTTCTCCTTCTTCCCTCTGCCAATTCAGTTTATTTTCAAACATCTCAGTTTAACGACACCAACATGTATTATCAAGGCGATGCAGTGCCTTTTGGTGGACATATTGAATTCAACCTTGTTGATTATATAAATCGTGTTGGTTGGGCAACCTATCCTGAGAGGGTGCGGCTCTGGGACTCGAGTTCAGGGCAGCTTTCTGATTTCACATCTCATTTCTCCTTCACCATTAATACCCAAGGTGCAACCAATTATGGTCATGGAATTGCTTTCTTCCTTGCTCCTGTTGGTTTTCAAATCCCACCTAATTCTGCTGGTGGCTTCTTAGGCCTTTTCAACACTACAACCATGAAATCCCCTCAGAGTCAAATTGTTTCTGTGGAGTTTGATTCTTTTCCAAATTATGGATGGGATCCAAAAGTTGGGCATGTTGGGATCAACAACAACTCTATTAGCTCAGCTGTATATACACCTTGGAATGCAAGCTTTCACAGTGGAGATACTGCTGAGGCATGGATTACCTATAATTCTCCTAATCGAAATTTAAGCGTGTTTTGGAAGTACCAAACAACCTCAAATCCTGGAGAGAATTCTAGTCTGTCTTACATAATCGATCTCAGTAAGTTTTTGCCTGAGTGGGTCACTGTTGGCTTCTCAGCGGCTACAGGCTCTAATGTAGAACAACAAAGACTTCTATCTTGGGAGTTCAATTCAAGTTTGAACGTTAAGGACACGAAAGATAAGAAGAGCAGGATTATAATTGGTGTCACCGTTTCGGTACTTGTTCTGATAGCTGGGGCGACTACAGCACTTGTGATTTTGTGGAGGAGGAAACAAATGATGACAAGAAAAAGAGCAGCAGAGACAATGAACGTGACGTCGATTAATGAAGACCTTGAAAGAGGAGCAGGGCCGAGAAGGTTCTCTTATGATGATCTAGTTTCAGCTACAAACAACTTCTCAGACCAGAGGAAGCTAGGCGAAGGGGGGTTTGGTGCTGTTTATAGGGGATACTTAAATGATATGGACATGGAAATTGCAGTGAAGAAGATTTCAAGAAGTTCTAGACAAGGTAAGAAAGAGTACATCACTGAGGTGAAGACCATTAGCCAGTTGAGACACCGTAATCTGGTGCAACTCATAGGCTGGTGCCATGATAAAGGTGAGTTTATGGTGGTATATGAGTTCATGTCAAATGGCAGCCTCGATTCTCATCTCTTTggcaagaagaagatgaatcCTCTAAGTTGGGCCGTGAGATACAAGATATCTCTTGGCCTGGCCTCGGCACTGCTTTATCTTCATGAAGAGTGGGAGCGGTGTGTTGTGCATCGAGATGTCAAGTCAAGTAACATAATGATGGATTCTAGTTTTAATGTCAAGCTTGGTGACTTTGGGTTGGCTAGGCTGATGGACCATGATGAACCTGGTCCCACAACAACTGGGCTAGCAGGAACTTTAGGTTACATGGCTCCAGAATACATAAGCACAAGAAGGGCTGGTAAAGAGTCTGATGTGTATAGCTTTGGAGTGGTGGCCTTAGAGATTGCTAGTGGAAGAAAGGCAAATGATCCCGTTGATCAAAATCCTGAAATGAGCTTGGTTGAGTGGATTTGGGATCTATATGGATGTGGAGATCTTAGTTTGGCTGTTGACAAGAGACTTGATATTAAGGATTTTGATGATGAGAAACAAGCAGAGCGTTTGATGATTGTTGGATTATGGTGTGCCCACCCCGACCGCAATTTGAGGCCATCAATTCGACAGGCAATTCATGTTTTAAATCTTGAGGCTGCAATACCAGATCTGCCTCCAAAGATGCCTGTTCCTGTGTTTCATGTGCCTCTGCCACTAATAACTTCTAGCCAGCCTTGTTCGATTACAAATACAAGCCTCGAAGCAGGAGGGCGTTGA